One genomic segment of Salinigranum rubrum includes these proteins:
- a CDS encoding prephenate dehydrogenase/arogenate dehydrogenase family protein translates to MRLLVVGAGSMGRWFADTVGAHVPGDVDVAFADADPSAAAAAAASLDVRDVPVDGDERFDVVCVAVPISAVETSIAEQARRARDGIVDVSGVMTPPVAAMRRALPDGERVSLHPLFAPSNAPGTVASVVDAAGPTTDRIQAALEAAGNTVFDTTAAEHDRAMETVQSSAHAAVLAYALAANEVRPEFHTPVSAALAEAVEMVTGGTPRVYREIQETFDGADRVAEAAARLAAAEGAEFDDLYREASAGLSGEDEVEERDVGEETP, encoded by the coding sequence ATGAGACTGCTCGTCGTCGGCGCGGGGTCGATGGGTCGGTGGTTCGCCGACACCGTCGGGGCGCACGTCCCCGGAGACGTCGACGTCGCGTTCGCCGACGCGGACCCGTCGGCCGCGGCGGCGGCGGCAGCGTCGCTCGACGTCCGGGACGTCCCGGTCGACGGCGACGAGCGCTTCGACGTCGTCTGCGTCGCCGTCCCCATCTCGGCCGTGGAGACGAGCATCGCCGAACAGGCGCGGCGCGCGCGGGACGGCATCGTCGACGTCTCGGGGGTGATGACCCCGCCGGTCGCGGCGATGCGACGCGCGTTACCCGACGGCGAACGGGTCAGCCTCCACCCGCTGTTCGCCCCGTCGAACGCGCCCGGCACCGTCGCGAGCGTCGTCGACGCCGCGGGGCCGACGACCGACCGGATACAGGCCGCTCTCGAAGCGGCGGGGAACACCGTGTTCGATACCACCGCAGCAGAGCACGACCGGGCGATGGAGACGGTCCAGTCCAGCGCCCACGCGGCCGTTCTCGCGTACGCGCTCGCCGCGAACGAGGTCCGCCCGGAGTTCCACACGCCGGTGTCGGCCGCCCTCGCCGAGGCCGTCGAGATGGTCACGGGGGGCACCCCGCGCGTCTACCGCGAGATACAGGAGACGTTCGACGGGGCCGACCGCGTCGCGGAGGCGGCCGCCCGTCTCGCCGCGGCCGAGGGTGCGGAGTTCGACGACCTGTACCGCGAGGCGAGCGCGGGGCTGTCGGGTGAGGACGAGGTCGAAGAGAGGGACGTGGGGGAGGAGACGCCGTGA